The Anastrepha ludens isolate Willacy chromosome X, idAnaLude1.1, whole genome shotgun sequence genome includes a window with the following:
- the LOC128869378 gene encoding potassium voltage-gated channel protein Shal, with protein sequence MASVAAWLPFARAAAIGWVPIATHPLPPPPIPKDRRKTDDEKLLINVSGRRFETWRNTLEKYPDTLLGSNEREFFYDEDCKEYFFDRDPDIFRHILNYYRTGKLHYPKHECLTSYDEELAFFGIMPDVIGDCCYEDYRDRKRENAERLMDDKLSENGDQNLQQLTNIRQKMWRAFENPHTSTAALVFYYVTGFFIAVSVMANVVETVPCGHRPGRAGTLPCGERYKIVFFCLDTACVMIFTAEYLLRLFAAPDRCKFVRSVMSIIDVVAILPYYIGLGITDNDDVSGAFVTLRVFRVFRIFKFSRHSQGLRILGYTLKSCASELGFLVFSLAMAIIIFATVMFYAEKNVNGTNFTSIPAAFWYTIVTMTTLG encoded by the coding sequence ATGGCCTCGGTCGCCGCTTGGCTGCCATTTGCACGGGCGGCGGCCATCGGTTGGGTTCCAATTGCTACTCACCCACTACCGCCACCACCTATACCAAAGGATAGGCGTAAAACAGACGACGAAAAGCTATTGATCAATGTTTCCGGCCGTCGCTTTGAAACATGGCGAAATACACTCGAAAAGTATCCTGATACATTACTAGGTTCCAATGAACGTGAATTCTTCTACGATGAAGATTGTAAAGAGTATTTCTTCGATAGAGACCCAGACATCTTTAGACATATTCTCAATTATTACCGCACAGGAAAACTCCATTATCCAAAACATGAATGTCTCACCAGCTATGATGAGGAGTTGGCATTCTTTGGTATAATGCCTGATGTAATTGGCGACTGTTGTTATGAAGATTATCGTGATCGCAAGCGCGAGAATGCCGAACGTTTAATGGACGACAAACTATCGGAAAATGGCGATCAGAATCTACAACAATTAACGAATATACGACAAAAAATGTGGCGTGCATTTGAGAATCCACACACATCCACTGCAGCTCTAGTATTCTACTATGTAACTGGATTCTTTATTGCCGTTTCAGTTATGGCGAATGTAGTAGAAACAGTTCCGTGTGGCCATAGGCCAGGGCGAGCCGGCACACTGCCATGTGGAGAGCGTtataaaatagtatttttttgccTAGACACCGCCTGCGTTATGATATTTACCGCCGAGTATTTGTTACGTCTGTTTGCTGCACCTGATCGCTGCAAGTTTGTGCGCAGCGTTATGAGTATTATTGATGTTGTTGCCATACTACCATACTACATTGGATTAGGCATCACCGATAACGATGATGTAAGCGGTGCTTTTGTGACGTTACGCGTCTTCCGGgtttttcgaattttcaaattctCACGACATTCACAAGGATTACGAATTCTTGGTTACACATTAAAATCGTGTGCTTCCGAATTGGGGTTTCTAGTATTTTCGCTGGCAATGGCTATTATAATATTTGCTACTGTTATGTTTTATGCTGAGAAGAACGTTAATGGTACGAATTTCACatccattccggccgctttctGGTACACTATAGTAACAATGACAACTCTTGGGTAA
- the LOC128869380 gene encoding uncharacterized protein LOC128869380: protein MAPGPDFTGGNRFSLLADSPKAKKKRKEREKITFEFPDLPQTFKENPKFVVLAAVDSGKNLAQYSCFLVHKAILAISKEITSISALRDGTILLLVKNNTIAQRFLKTTTLPGVCKIACKLHNTLNHVKGTVYAPCLNNVDEEEIVSELSSQGVVGAYKFQKVSDGKAYPCGVILLTFDRYNLPSKIDICWHNVKVREYIPNPMRCKSCQILGHTAKHCKNSPSCVICNLPPHSPEKCTRVSCANCQEQHPASSKECKKFQQEKEILKIKTTTKCTMREARRLATNSVHSNSVTPTYSSITAQQTNTQSALTPSEQTTNNQLSPEIQQNKQTPSNKPCSSFHRFYKYTINQQQYKLYGSPRENTDK, encoded by the coding sequence ATGGCCCCTGGGCCGGACTTTACGGGGGGGAATCGGTTCTCTTTGTTGGCCGATTCACCCAAagcgaaaaagaaaagaaaagaacgtgaaaaaattacattcgaGTTCCCAGATCTACCACAAACATTCAAAGAAAATcctaaatttgttgttttggcTGCAGTTGACAGTGGAAAAAACTTAGCCCAATACTCGTGCTTTTTAGTGCATAAAGCAATCCTCGCTATAAGCAAGGAGATCACATCAATCTCAGCGCTACGCGATGGCACCATTTTGCTACTggtaaaaaacaatacaatcgcTCAACGTTTCTTAAAAACAACAACGTTACCCGGAGTATGTAAAATTGCTTGTAAACTTCACAACACCCTCAATCACGTGAAAGGTACTGTTTATGCTCCCTGCCTCAACAATGTGGACGAAGAAGAAATCGTGTCTGAATTAAGTTCACAAGGTGTAGTAGGAgcatataaatttcaaaaagtttccgATGGGAAAGCTTACCCCTGTGGCGTGATATTACTAACATTCGATCGATACAACTTGCCCTCTAAAATCGACATATGTTGGCACAATGTAAAAGTTAGAGAATACATTCCGAATCCCATGCGATGCAAATCGTGTCAAATTCTCGGGCATACTGCTAAACATTGCAAAAACTCACCCAGTTGTGTTATATGTAATCTCCCACCACACTCACCAGAAAAATGTACACGTGTCAGTTGTGCTAATTGCCAAGAGCAACACCCAGCTTCGTCAAAAGAATGTAAAAAATTCCAACAGGagaaggaaatattaaaaataaaaacaaccacAAAATGTACGATGCGAGAAGCCAGACGTCTCGCAACCAACTCAGTTCACAGCAACTCAGTTACTCCAACTTACTCGTCTATCACCGCACAACAAACAAATACACAATCCGCACTCACACCCTCcgaacaaacaacaaataatcAATTGTCTccagaaattcaacaaaataaacAGACACCTTCCAACAAACCATGCTCTTCATTCCATCGATTCTACAAATACACAATCAATCAGCAACAATACAAATTATACGGCTCTCCAAGGGAAAACACAgacaaataa
- the LOC128870299 gene encoding uncharacterized protein LOC128870299 yields MATVKRAASDTAEAIKGVIDAFQQHIRELKALGRPVEFWDDWLVYDLVNKLDFDTRKQWELSLVTDEPPSFEQLSTFLEVRCRSLSMLSSSTVLLPAKGKTASVCKSTNVFHAVEDQNSTGCKFCNGPHKIYSCEKFRDLDANGKSKFVRESRVCMNCLSSGHYKAKCNRICHQRHHTLLHNTAATTNATTVAHFVNSASLRPFSPAADVMHQSNATVSSANGPSTDTAAACTSPYLNANPNQPHPRERIVLLATALVKVRDCSGHWQPARLLFDSGSHASFVTESCVQRLGLPRKGSAILISGIGSSQEIRSSGEVLLSLSSYFSAQCFTVDALILPKITSDLPTQPLKVSAWPHIQDLFLADQHFMKPGRIDILVGMDVMGQLLCSEIRKSTPGTPMAQRTVFGWTLFGNVDGSESTSLGLQSLHCEVHLDRAPTRLWELEEAPKKTHVSCEERYCEEIFEKNAQKVT; encoded by the coding sequence ATGGCCACCGTAAAGAGGGCAGCTAGTGATACCGCCGAGGCAATTAAGGGAGTGATCGACGCCTTCCAGCAACATATACGCGAGCTTAAGGCTTTGGGACGCCCAGTGGAATTTTGGGACGATTGGCTAGTATACGACCTAGTCAATAAATTAGACTTCGACACACGAAAGCAATGGGAGCTATCACTCGTCACTGATGAGCCTCCGTCATTCGAACAGCTGTCCACGTTTTTAGAAGTTAGATGTCGTTCTCTATCAATGCTATCATCGTCAACGGTCTTACTGCCAGCTAAGGGTAAAACCGCGTCGGTGTGTAAGTCTACGAATGTGTTTCACGCAGTGGAAGATCAGAACAGCACGGGCTGTAAATTTTGTAACGGGCCACACAAAATATACAGTTGTGAAAAATTTCGGGACCTTGACGCAAACGGTAAATCAAAATTTGTGAGAGAATCGCGCGTGTGTATGAACTGCTTGAGTTCAGGCCATTATAAGGCAAAGTGTAACAGGATTTGCCATCAACGCCATCACACGCTGTTGCATAATACTGCCGCTACAACTAACGCTACAACCGTTGCTCATTTCGTCAACAGCGCCTCTCTTAGGCCTTTCTCCCCCGCCGCAGACGTCATGCATCAATCCAACGCAACTGTTTCATCCGCTAACGGTCCTTCCACAGACACCGCTGCTGCCTGTACGTCTCCCTATTTGAATGCCAATCCCAACCAACCTCATCCAAGAGAAAGAATTGTGCTGTTGGCGACCGCCTTAGTCAAGGTACGCGATTGTTCTGGTCATTGGCAACCCGCTCGCTTGCTGTTTGATTCTGGTTCGCATGCTTCCTTCGTAACCGAGTCATGTGTACAACGCTTGGGATTACCGCGAAAAGGGTCCGCAATATTGATTTCTGGAATTGGTTCCTCCCAAGAGATACGCTCTAGCGGTGAAGTATTACTTTCATTATCATCTTATTTTTCAGCCCAATGCTTTACTGTTGACGCATTGATTCTGCCTAAAATCACAAGCGATTTGCCAACACAGCCCTTGAAAGTTTCGGCGTGGCCGCACATACAAGATCTATTTTTAGCCGATCAGCACTTCATGAAACCCGGACGTATCGATATCTTGGTCGGAATGGACGTCATGGGACAGCTCCTCTGCTCGGAGATTCGTAAGAGTACACCCGGTACGCCCATGGCTCAGCGAACGGTTTTCGGTTGGACGTTGTTTGGAAATGTCGATGGATCCGAATCCACTTCGCTCGGCTTACAGTCTCTGCATTGTGAAGTTCATTTAGATCGAGCGCCTACTAGACTTTGGGAGTTAGAAGAAGCACCGAAAAAGACCCACGTCTCCTGCGAAGAACGCTATTGTGAagagattttcgaaaaaaacgcacagaaggtcACCTGA